The following are encoded together in the Cicer arietinum cultivar CDC Frontier isolate Library 1 chromosome 2, Cicar.CDCFrontier_v2.0, whole genome shotgun sequence genome:
- the LOC101509881 gene encoding uncharacterized protein, whose protein sequence is MSRFSLIAIVFLLSVASSYAAKVKVVDVATICKQSYNATYCLELFKSKPSGVKGDLVSLAQYATDVLRTKITKAVDLINKLSSSTSDPAAKEYYDNCYVDFGPEGALSEVSAIQTQLKKGDYANVDSGASFIMTDVGDCFPEDFTDTSLIQKYVGEVTDIAQIIRAVTHFLTS, encoded by the coding sequence ATGTCTCGTTTTTCATTGATTGCAATTGTGTTTCTTTTAAGTGTTGCATCCTCGTATGCAGCTAAAGTTAAAGTTGTGGATGTTGCAACCATTTGCAAGCAATCCTATAACGCTACCTATTGTTTAGAACTTTTCAAATCAAAACCAAGTGGTGTAAAAGGAGACCTCGTTAGCCTTGCACAATACGCTACTGATGTTCTTCGTACCAAAATAACCAAAGCAGTCGATCTAATCAACAAACTAAGTTCAAGCACTAGTGATCCTGCCGCAAAAGAATATTACGATAATTGTTATGTGGATTTTGGTCCCGAAGGAGCACTTTCTGAGGTTAGCGCAATTCAAACACAATTAAAGAAAGGAGATTACGCTAATGTGGATTCAGGTGCAAGTTTTATAATGACCGATGTTGGTGATTGTTTCCCTGAAGATTTTACCGATAcctctttgattcaaaaatatgTTGGTGAAGTCACAGATATTGCTCAGATTATCCGTGCTGTGACACATTTTTTGACGAGTTAG